The Anaerosoma tenue genome has a window encoding:
- a CDS encoding pyruvate, water dikinase regulatory protein: MAERPYTIHVVSDSLGETGETVALAAVSQFTPNAFRIERLPKISSAEDLRQIVKEHCGRDCIFFYTLVDRNLRAEMERLVANGVIGVDLLGPAVKLLSEVVGSAPSGEVGRIRRTDEGYFDRIEAMEFAVKHDDGRNPEELAQADIVIVGVSRTSKTPISMYLAFKGWRVANVPLAPGVDPPRELFDLDPRKVFGLVTSADTLLTIRRERMRELGTYVHGYAEREAVEAELAEARKLMRRLGCLVVHTENRAVEESAQEILRHVGAVMEVKD, translated from the coding sequence GTGGCGGAGCGCCCGTACACCATCCACGTGGTATCCGACTCGCTCGGCGAGACGGGGGAGACGGTCGCGCTCGCGGCCGTCTCGCAGTTCACGCCCAACGCGTTCCGCATCGAGCGGCTGCCCAAGATCTCCAGCGCCGAGGACCTGCGCCAGATCGTGAAGGAACACTGCGGGCGCGACTGCATCTTCTTCTACACGCTCGTGGACCGGAATCTCCGCGCGGAGATGGAGCGCCTTGTGGCCAACGGCGTGATCGGCGTGGACCTGCTCGGCCCCGCGGTGAAGCTGCTCTCGGAGGTCGTGGGTTCTGCGCCGAGCGGCGAGGTGGGCCGTATCCGCCGCACCGACGAGGGGTACTTCGACCGGATCGAGGCGATGGAGTTCGCGGTCAAGCACGACGACGGACGCAATCCCGAGGAGCTCGCGCAGGCCGACATCGTGATCGTGGGCGTCTCGCGCACCTCCAAGACGCCGATCTCGATGTACCTGGCGTTCAAGGGGTGGCGCGTGGCCAACGTGCCGCTCGCGCCCGGCGTGGATCCGCCGCGGGAGCTGTTCGACCTCGATCCGCGCAAGGTCTTCGGTCTTGTCACGAGCGCGGACACTCTGCTCACGATCCGCCGGGAGCGGATGCGGGAGCTGGGTACGTATGTCCACGGGTACGCGGAACGCGAGGCGGTGGAGGCCGAGCTTGCCGAGGCGCGCAAGCTGATGCGGCGTCTCGGGTGTCTGGTGGTGCACACCGAGAACCGCGCGGTTGAGGAGTCGGCGCAGGAGATCCTGCGGCACGTCGGCGCGGTGATGGAAGTCAAGGACTGA
- the ppdK gene encoding pyruvate, phosphate dikinase, whose amino-acid sequence MADTKRIYAFGGGQTEGGKDMKFVLGGKGANLAEMANMGLPVPPGFTITCQTCMEYYNAEPPAFPEGLAEEISANVAVLEEKMGKKLGDDSDPLLVSVRSGAAFSMPGMMDTVLNLGLNEKSVQALIAKSGNERFAWDSYRRFIQMFSKVVLDADGDLFENAIVKMKQDRGVENDTELTADDMKELVADFKRLVAEHVPAEEFPQLAVDGAVVFPQDVSQQLHLAIEAVFRSWNNRRARDYRRMEKIDDDLGTAVNVQAMVFGNMGETSGTGVGFTRNAADGTREYYGDFLTNAQGEDVVAGIRKTRPISELPDVLPEAGKELYRVFEVLEQAYRDMCDIEFTIQEGKLWMLQTRIGKRTARAALKIAVDMVDEGLITREEAVMRINPAHLDQLMHPQFDTTATYDVLAKGLNASPGAAVGEVVFSADDAEAAAAEGRKVILLRWETNPDDLHGMVAAQGILTSHGGKTSHAAVIARGMGKPAVCGAEALKIDMKAKQATVSGKGVVLKEGDIISIDGTSGIVVLGEVALVQPDVSGDMDTILAWSDEFRTTGVRANADTPDDAALGRTFGAAGIGLCRTEHMFLGERKDIIQDFILGESAEVRQRALDKLLEVQTEDFLGIFSAMDGLPVTVRLLDPPLHEFLDSPRDLEVEIVRAECGGASAEQLAPRRKLLAQIDAMSEANPMLGLRGCRLGITYPELYALQVEAITRAACELKKQGKDPRPEIMVPLVSVKAELATLREEIETVIVRVSQECEVDIIIPVGTMIELPRAAVCADEIAEVADFFSFGTNDLTQTAFGFSRDDIESKFLPKYLERKVLPRNPFETIDDGVAKLVSMGCERGRSTNPKIKLGVCGEHGGDPESVHTFYGIGLDYVSCSPYRVPLARLAAAQAALAETAQGSDNR is encoded by the coding sequence TTGGCTGACACGAAGCGCATCTACGCATTCGGCGGCGGTCAGACCGAGGGCGGCAAGGACATGAAGTTCGTGCTCGGTGGCAAGGGCGCCAACCTGGCGGAGATGGCCAACATGGGGCTGCCGGTCCCGCCGGGCTTCACGATCACCTGCCAGACGTGCATGGAGTACTACAACGCCGAACCGCCGGCGTTCCCCGAGGGTCTTGCCGAGGAGATCTCCGCCAACGTGGCGGTCCTCGAGGAGAAGATGGGCAAGAAGCTCGGCGACGACAGCGACCCGCTCCTCGTGTCGGTGCGCTCCGGCGCCGCGTTCTCGATGCCCGGCATGATGGACACGGTCCTCAACCTCGGCCTGAACGAGAAGTCGGTGCAGGCGCTCATCGCCAAGAGCGGCAACGAGCGCTTCGCGTGGGACAGCTACCGCCGCTTCATCCAGATGTTCAGCAAGGTGGTGCTCGACGCCGACGGCGACCTTTTTGAGAACGCCATCGTGAAGATGAAGCAGGACCGCGGCGTGGAGAACGACACCGAGCTCACCGCCGACGACATGAAGGAGCTTGTGGCCGACTTCAAGCGCCTCGTGGCCGAGCATGTGCCGGCCGAGGAGTTCCCGCAGCTCGCCGTGGACGGCGCGGTCGTCTTCCCCCAGGACGTCTCGCAGCAGCTGCACCTGGCGATCGAGGCGGTCTTCCGCAGCTGGAACAACCGACGTGCGCGCGACTACCGCCGCATGGAGAAGATCGACGACGACCTCGGCACGGCGGTGAACGTGCAGGCGATGGTCTTCGGCAACATGGGCGAGACCTCCGGCACCGGCGTGGGCTTCACCCGCAACGCCGCGGATGGCACCAGGGAGTACTACGGCGACTTCCTCACCAACGCGCAGGGCGAGGACGTGGTGGCCGGCATCCGCAAGACGCGGCCGATCTCCGAGCTGCCCGACGTGCTTCCCGAGGCCGGCAAAGAGCTCTATCGCGTGTTCGAGGTGCTCGAGCAGGCCTACCGCGACATGTGCGACATCGAGTTCACCATCCAGGAAGGCAAGCTCTGGATGCTGCAGACCCGTATCGGCAAGCGTACCGCCCGCGCGGCGCTCAAGATCGCGGTGGACATGGTGGACGAAGGCCTCATCACGCGCGAAGAGGCCGTGATGCGCATCAACCCCGCGCATCTCGACCAGCTCATGCATCCGCAGTTCGACACCACGGCCACCTACGACGTGCTGGCCAAGGGTCTGAACGCGAGCCCCGGCGCGGCGGTGGGCGAGGTCGTCTTCAGCGCCGATGACGCGGAGGCGGCGGCGGCCGAGGGCCGCAAGGTGATCCTGCTCCGGTGGGAGACCAACCCCGACGACCTGCACGGCATGGTGGCCGCCCAGGGCATCCTCACCAGCCACGGCGGCAAGACGTCGCACGCGGCGGTCATCGCCCGCGGGATGGGCAAGCCGGCGGTCTGTGGCGCCGAGGCGCTCAAGATCGACATGAAGGCCAAGCAGGCCACGGTGAGCGGCAAGGGCGTCGTGCTCAAGGAGGGCGACATCATCTCGATCGACGGCACGAGCGGCATCGTGGTGCTCGGTGAGGTGGCGCTCGTGCAGCCCGACGTCTCGGGCGACATGGACACCATCCTGGCGTGGTCCGACGAGTTCCGCACCACAGGTGTGCGCGCCAACGCCGACACACCTGATGACGCCGCTCTCGGCCGCACATTCGGCGCGGCCGGCATCGGGCTGTGCCGCACCGAGCACATGTTCCTCGGCGAGCGTAAGGACATCATCCAGGACTTCATCCTGGGCGAGTCGGCCGAGGTGCGGCAGCGGGCGCTCGACAAGCTGCTCGAGGTGCAGACCGAGGACTTCCTCGGCATCTTCTCGGCGATGGACGGGCTGCCCGTCACGGTGCGCCTGCTCGACCCGCCGCTCCACGAGTTCCTGGATTCGCCGCGCGACCTCGAGGTGGAGATCGTGCGTGCCGAGTGCGGTGGCGCGTCCGCGGAGCAGCTGGCGCCCAGGCGCAAGCTCCTCGCGCAGATCGACGCCATGTCCGAGGCCAACCCGATGCTCGGGCTGCGCGGGTGCCGGCTGGGCATCACGTATCCCGAGCTCTACGCACTGCAGGTGGAGGCCATCACGCGCGCGGCCTGCGAGCTGAAGAAGCAGGGCAAGGACCCGCGTCCCGAGATCATGGTGCCGCTGGTGAGCGTGAAGGCCGAGCTCGCAACGCTCCGCGAAGAGATCGAGACGGTCATCGTCCGGGTGTCGCAGGAGTGCGAGGTGGACATCATCATCCCGGTGGGGACGATGATCGAGCTGCCGCGCGCCGCGGTGTGCGCCGATGAGATCGCCGAGGTAGCCGACTTCTTCAGCTTCGGCACGAACGACCTCACCCAGACCGCATTCGGCTTCAGCCGTGACGACATCGAAAGCAAGTTCCTGCCCAAGTACCTGGAGCGCAAGGTGCTGCCGCGCAACCCCTTCGAGACGATCGACGACGGCGTGGCCAAGCTCGTGTCGATGGGTTGCGAGCGGGGCCGTTCCACCAATCCCAAGATCAAGCTCGGCGTCTGTGGCGAGCATGGCGGCGACCCCGAGAGCGTGCACACCTTCTACGGCATCGGCCTCGATTACGTGAGCTGCTCGCCGTACCGGGTGCCGCTGGCGCGGCTCGCGGCGGCGCAGGCGGCGCTCGCCGAGACCGCCCAGGGCTCGGACAACCGCTAG
- a CDS encoding deoxyguanosinetriphosphate triphosphohydrolase, whose translation MMTREAYEAAEAERLSPRAALSSASRGRERSTGRDPYRTDYQRDRDRIIHCKAFRRLSHKTQVFLAPEGDHYRTRLTHTLEVSQIARSVARALRLNEDLTEAIALGHDLGHTPFGHIGESALNDALKTAKRKYPSAPYPFHHNVQSLRIVESLEYEGKGLNLTWEVRDGIRCHTGRKRASTLEGQVVAICDRVAYVNHDIDDAIRGGVLTAEDLPRGPVDVLGGTINERISTMVTSLVETTAVSETVTMADDIYKAMMDLRSFLFDNVYLSPNAKAEEPKAYNVVKTLFEHYMAEPDDLPIDDRPEDPADLARAVTDYVSGMTDRFAIRTYEKLMIPNRWRV comes from the coding sequence GTGATGACGCGAGAGGCGTACGAGGCCGCCGAGGCCGAGCGGCTCTCGCCGCGCGCCGCGCTCTCGTCGGCATCCAGAGGCCGGGAGAGGTCCACCGGGCGCGACCCGTACCGGACCGACTACCAGCGCGACCGCGACCGCATCATCCACTGCAAGGCGTTCCGCCGGCTGTCGCACAAGACGCAGGTGTTCCTCGCGCCCGAGGGCGACCACTACCGCACGCGGCTCACGCACACGCTCGAGGTGTCGCAGATCGCGCGGTCGGTGGCCCGGGCGCTGCGGCTCAACGAGGACCTCACCGAGGCGATCGCCCTCGGCCATGACCTGGGCCACACGCCGTTCGGACACATCGGCGAGTCGGCGCTCAACGACGCGCTGAAGACCGCCAAGCGCAAGTACCCCTCTGCGCCGTATCCGTTCCACCACAACGTGCAGAGCCTGCGGATCGTGGAGTCGCTGGAGTACGAGGGCAAGGGCCTCAACCTCACGTGGGAGGTGCGCGACGGCATCCGCTGTCACACGGGTCGCAAGCGCGCATCCACGCTGGAGGGGCAGGTGGTGGCCATCTGCGACCGCGTGGCGTACGTGAACCACGACATCGACGACGCGATACGCGGCGGCGTGCTCACCGCTGAGGATCTGCCGCGCGGGCCGGTCGACGTGCTCGGCGGCACCATCAACGAGCGCATATCCACGATGGTCACGAGCCTGGTGGAGACCACGGCCGTCTCGGAGACGGTCACGATGGCCGACGACATCTACAAGGCGATGATGGACCTGCGGTCGTTCCTCTTCGACAACGTGTACCTCTCGCCCAACGCGAAGGCCGAGGAGCCCAAGGCCTACAACGTGGTCAAGACGCTCTTCGAGCACTACATGGCCGAGCCGGACGACCTGCCGATCGACGATCGTCCGGAGGATCCGGCCGACCTCGCGCGTGCGGTGACCGACTACGTCTCGGGCATGACCGACCGCTTCGCCATCCGCACGTACGAGAAGCTCATGATCCCCAACCGGTGGCGCGTGTAA
- a CDS encoding sodium-translocating pyrophosphatase — MEQWIAWFAPVAAVIGFGVALYLANWVLKQDPGNERMQEISKATQEGALAFLVREYRVLIVFALVVALIIVVVPAMPWLTAVAFLSGALLSAGAGYFGMHIATRANSRTAQAATDGVHKALTVAFRSGLTMGLTVASFGLGGLSLWIIFLIINGDSPQPEVVNGFAMGASSIALFARVGGGIYTKAADVGADLVGKVEAGIPEDDPRNPAVIADNVGDNVGDVAGMGADLFESFVGSILAPVVLAVSLWGIAGAGFDSIDFMYGVTAPLLIAAIGIIMSIFGLFAVRAKEGGNLHGALNMGTYVAASLQVVAMGLLFWHWSTRVGSDPARLWFFAAVLAGLIAGIAIGKITEYFCSDHYSPVKKIAEASETGAATNIIAGLGTGMMSTALPILVVGAGIIVAFLAGDAAYDGGGIYGIGLAALGMLSITAITVGVDAYGPVADNAGGIAEMAHMGKDIRTITDSLDSVGNTTAAIAKGFAIGSAGLTALALFVAFRTSLVAGGVAIDMSLENPYVIVGLFVGGMLPFLFGALTMGAVGRAAFSMIGEVRRQFKEIPGIMEGTGKPDYAACVDISTKAALKEMVVPGAIAVAAPIVVGVIRVDMLAGLLAGALVTGFLLAVFMANAGGAWDNAKKYIEGGQHGGKGSEAHKAAVVGDTVGDPFKDTSGPSMNILIKLMTVVSLVFVPLFIAVHGG; from the coding sequence ATGGAGCAGTGGATCGCTTGGTTCGCTCCGGTAGCGGCCGTCATCGGTTTCGGGGTGGCGCTCTACCTGGCTAACTGGGTACTCAAACAGGATCCGGGCAACGAGCGGATGCAGGAGATATCGAAGGCCACGCAAGAGGGCGCGCTCGCGTTCCTTGTCCGTGAGTACCGGGTGCTGATCGTCTTCGCGCTCGTGGTTGCGCTGATCATCGTCGTGGTACCGGCGATGCCCTGGCTGACGGCGGTGGCATTCCTTTCTGGCGCGCTGCTCTCCGCAGGCGCGGGCTACTTCGGCATGCACATCGCCACCCGGGCGAACTCACGTACCGCACAGGCCGCAACCGACGGCGTTCACAAGGCGCTCACGGTGGCGTTCCGCTCCGGCCTCACGATGGGCCTGACGGTCGCGTCGTTCGGTCTCGGCGGGCTGAGCCTGTGGATCATCTTCCTCATCATCAACGGCGATAGCCCGCAGCCCGAGGTCGTGAACGGCTTCGCCATGGGCGCCAGCTCCATCGCGCTGTTCGCCCGTGTGGGCGGCGGCATCTACACGAAGGCGGCCGACGTGGGCGCAGACCTCGTCGGCAAGGTCGAGGCGGGCATCCCCGAGGACGACCCGCGCAACCCGGCGGTCATCGCCGACAACGTGGGCGACAACGTGGGCGACGTGGCCGGAATGGGCGCCGACCTCTTCGAGAGCTTCGTGGGCTCCATCCTGGCTCCAGTGGTGCTTGCCGTGTCCCTGTGGGGCATCGCCGGCGCCGGGTTCGATTCGATCGACTTCATGTACGGCGTCACGGCGCCGCTGCTCATCGCAGCCATCGGCATCATCATGTCGATCTTCGGCCTGTTCGCTGTCCGGGCCAAGGAGGGCGGCAACCTCCATGGCGCGCTGAACATGGGCACGTACGTCGCCGCATCTTTGCAGGTCGTGGCGATGGGGCTTCTGTTCTGGCACTGGTCCACCCGCGTGGGCTCCGACCCCGCGCGCCTGTGGTTCTTCGCGGCGGTGCTGGCCGGTCTGATCGCAGGCATCGCGATCGGCAAGATCACCGAGTACTTCTGCTCCGACCACTACAGCCCGGTGAAGAAGATCGCCGAGGCTTCCGAGACCGGTGCGGCCACGAACATCATCGCGGGCCTCGGCACCGGCATGATGTCCACGGCGCTGCCGATCCTCGTGGTGGGCGCTGGCATCATCGTGGCGTTCCTCGCAGGTGATGCGGCCTACGATGGTGGCGGCATCTACGGCATCGGCCTCGCCGCGCTCGGCATGCTCTCGATCACGGCGATCACGGTGGGCGTGGACGCCTACGGTCCTGTGGCCGACAACGCCGGCGGTATCGCCGAGATGGCGCACATGGGCAAGGATATCCGCACGATCACCGACTCGCTCGACAGCGTGGGCAACACCACCGCGGCGATCGCCAAGGGCTTCGCGATCGGCTCGGCGGGTCTCACCGCCCTGGCCCTGTTCGTGGCGTTCCGCACGTCGCTCGTGGCCGGTGGTGTGGCGATCGACATGAGCCTTGAGAACCCGTATGTGATCGTGGGCCTGTTCGTCGGCGGCATGCTGCCGTTCCTGTTCGGCGCGCTCACCATGGGCGCCGTCGGACGCGCGGCGTTCTCGATGATCGGCGAGGTGCGCCGCCAGTTCAAGGAGATCCCCGGCATCATGGAGGGCACCGGCAAGCCCGACTATGCCGCGTGCGTGGACATCTCGACGAAGGCAGCGCTCAAGGAGATGGTCGTACCGGGCGCCATCGCTGTGGCCGCACCGATCGTGGTCGGTGTCATCCGGGTGGACATGCTCGCGGGCCTGCTCGCCGGCGCGCTCGTGACCGGGTTCCTGCTCGCCGTGTTCATGGCCAACGCGGGTGGCGCGTGGGATAACGCCAAGAAGTACATCGAGGGTGGCCAGCACGGTGGCAAGGGCTCCGAGGCTCACAAGGCCGCGGTCGTGGGCGACACCGTGGGCGATCCGTTCAAGGACACCAGCGGTCCGTCCATGAACATCCTCATCAAGCTGATGACCGTCGTATCGCTGGTGTTCGTGCCGCTCTTCATCGCGGTGCACGGCGGCTAG
- the dnaG gene encoding DNA primase, whose translation MGRIADEDVARVRDATDLVSLVSETVVLKKKGRLFWGNCPFHGEKTPSFKIDPSTQLWHCFGCNRGGDAFGYVMEAEHLEFPDAVRRLAERAHIEIVETGGSGVPTGHKERLIAACTEAAAYFHRQLVAGTASGAGQARDYLARRGFGSDVAKRWSLGYAPHGRDSLVRHMIDAGFTRDELVEANLALADGASLKDRFFNRIMFPINDLHGRTIAFGGRVVGSGEPKYLNSQETPVFHKSANLYALDRSRNEIVSSGTAVVVEGYTDVIALHEAGIRTAVATLGTALTERHVKLLGRFGTRVVYLFDGDEAGQRAALRAAEFLDWGITPEAGSSRVDLDVAIIPGGKDPADLVTTEGAEAMSKVIDGAQPLLRFTIDRRLEEHDLASPEGRSAALGAAAAVLAPVRGSLLAQDYVMYIAGRLGTEYATVERAIPAKRRQPSAEASTQAEAAAPERRLSAEEKTERELVRLAAIAPSLRGEARLLLAEGAVGGEKARALLEIVTSADDAVGDDLYTRVAETDREAAGVLAGWLVDASEDEQVEYAFREVAARVKEFALGRLISKKKGELQALDPAGDAESYDRLFGEIAELQRERAAIRVRPRAGTEVEAE comes from the coding sequence ATGGGACGTATCGCCGATGAGGATGTCGCGCGCGTCCGTGATGCCACCGACCTCGTGTCACTCGTCTCGGAGACCGTCGTCCTGAAGAAGAAGGGCCGGCTCTTCTGGGGCAACTGCCCCTTCCACGGCGAGAAGACCCCGAGCTTCAAGATCGATCCGTCCACGCAGTTGTGGCACTGCTTCGGGTGCAACCGGGGCGGCGACGCCTTCGGCTACGTGATGGAGGCCGAGCACCTCGAGTTCCCGGATGCCGTACGGCGGCTGGCCGAGCGCGCGCACATCGAGATCGTGGAGACCGGCGGGTCCGGCGTGCCCACGGGGCACAAGGAGCGGCTGATCGCCGCGTGCACCGAGGCCGCCGCGTACTTCCATCGGCAACTCGTGGCGGGCACCGCCTCGGGGGCCGGACAGGCCCGCGACTACCTCGCCCGGCGCGGGTTCGGGTCGGATGTGGCCAAGCGGTGGTCGCTCGGCTACGCGCCGCACGGACGTGACTCCCTGGTGCGTCACATGATCGACGCGGGGTTCACGCGCGACGAGCTCGTGGAAGCCAACCTGGCGCTCGCCGACGGCGCGTCGCTCAAGGACCGGTTCTTCAACCGCATCATGTTCCCCATCAACGACCTCCACGGCCGCACGATCGCGTTCGGCGGGCGGGTGGTGGGGTCGGGGGAGCCCAAGTACCTGAACTCCCAGGAGACGCCGGTGTTCCACAAGTCGGCCAACCTGTACGCGCTCGACCGTTCACGCAACGAGATCGTGTCCTCCGGCACCGCCGTGGTGGTGGAGGGGTACACCGACGTGATCGCGCTCCACGAGGCCGGGATTCGCACGGCCGTGGCCACGCTGGGCACGGCGCTCACCGAGCGCCACGTGAAGCTCCTCGGCAGGTTCGGGACGCGGGTGGTGTACCTGTTCGACGGCGACGAGGCCGGTCAGCGGGCGGCGCTCAGGGCCGCCGAGTTCCTGGATTGGGGCATCACGCCGGAGGCGGGGAGTTCGCGTGTCGACCTGGACGTGGCCATCATCCCTGGCGGCAAGGACCCTGCGGACCTCGTGACCACGGAGGGCGCCGAGGCGATGTCGAAGGTGATCGACGGCGCTCAGCCGCTGCTGCGCTTCACCATCGACAGGCGGCTGGAGGAGCACGATCTGGCGAGCCCCGAGGGGCGCAGCGCGGCGCTCGGGGCCGCAGCGGCCGTGCTGGCGCCGGTTCGCGGGTCGCTGCTCGCCCAGGACTACGTGATGTACATCGCCGGGCGGCTCGGCACCGAGTACGCCACCGTGGAGCGCGCGATACCCGCGAAGCGCCGGCAGCCATCGGCGGAGGCGTCCACACAGGCGGAGGCGGCGGCGCCGGAGCGCCGTCTGAGCGCCGAGGAGAAGACCGAGCGTGAGCTGGTGCGGCTGGCGGCGATCGCCCCGTCGCTCCGTGGCGAGGCACGGCTTTTGCTTGCAGAAGGTGCCGTGGGCGGGGAGAAAGCACGCGCGCTACTCGAGATCGTCACCTCGGCGGATGATGCGGTGGGCGACGATCTTTATACGCGTGTGGCCGAGACCGACCGCGAGGCCGCCGGCGTGCTCGCCGGGTGGTTGGTGGACGCGTCGGAAGACGAACAAGTAGAATACGCGTTTCGGGAAGTGGCCGCCCGCGTCAAGGAGTTCGCGCTCGGGCGTCTAATCTCTAAGAAGAAGGGCGAACTCCAGGCATTGGACCCCGCGGGTGACGCGGAGTCGTACGATCGTTTGTTCGGCGAGATCGCCGAACTGCAGCGCGAGCGGGCCGCGATCCGGGTCCGTCCGCGCGCCGGAACAGAGGTGGAGGCGGAGTAA
- a CDS encoding RNA polymerase sigma factor → MTAASKKTAQEPVREPAGEVAPAPAEEKPAAKKAPAKRASAAPAKKAPAKKPAAKAEPAEEAPAKKSPAKKPAAKKAPAKKSAATSAKTAPELELSAVKTLAKMGKAKGNLTDEEIQGALSDIDLSEDQFENIYSFFQKSGIDIAEEHVPDDIGDVPDDADDTSSDDDGDDENEEVAAVKAIEKPAPKAAAKRKPRKKADSVASAPLTSDPVRMYLKEIGKVPLLTARQEVDLAMKIEAGLEAVAKLEEAAEQGVTLERQEKRRLERIERIGVEAKKQLVEANLRLVVSIAKRYVGRGMLFLDLIQEGNLGLIRAVEKFDYSKGFKFSTYATWWIRQAITRAIADQARTIRIPVHMVETINKLIRIQRQLLQELGREPTPEEIGEKMEMTAERVREILKISQEPVSLETPIGEEEDSQLGDFIEDGEAVVPPDAASFSMLQEQLAKVLDSLSERERKVIELRFGLEDGHPRTLEEVGREFGVTRERIRQIESKTLCKLRHPSRSGRLKDYLE, encoded by the coding sequence GTGACGGCTGCATCCAAGAAGACCGCACAAGAACCCGTACGCGAGCCCGCCGGGGAGGTCGCTCCCGCGCCCGCGGAAGAGAAGCCGGCCGCCAAGAAGGCGCCCGCCAAGAGGGCGTCGGCCGCGCCGGCCAAGAAGGCACCCGCCAAGAAGCCGGCAGCGAAGGCCGAGCCCGCCGAGGAGGCTCCTGCCAAGAAGTCGCCCGCAAAGAAGCCGGCGGCGAAGAAGGCGCCCGCCAAGAAGTCGGCGGCCACGTCGGCCAAGACCGCGCCCGAGCTCGAGCTCTCGGCGGTGAAGACCCTGGCCAAGATGGGCAAGGCCAAGGGCAACCTCACCGACGAGGAGATCCAGGGAGCGCTCTCCGACATCGACCTCTCGGAAGACCAGTTCGAGAACATCTACTCGTTCTTCCAGAAGAGCGGGATCGACATCGCCGAGGAGCACGTGCCCGACGACATCGGCGACGTGCCGGATGATGCCGACGACACCAGCTCCGATGACGACGGTGACGACGAGAACGAGGAGGTGGCCGCAGTCAAGGCTATCGAGAAGCCTGCGCCGAAGGCGGCTGCCAAGCGCAAGCCACGCAAGAAGGCCGACAGCGTTGCGTCCGCGCCGCTCACGAGCGACCCGGTACGCATGTACCTCAAGGAGATCGGGAAGGTGCCGCTGCTCACGGCGCGCCAGGAGGTCGACCTCGCGATGAAGATCGAGGCCGGACTCGAGGCGGTGGCCAAGCTCGAGGAGGCAGCCGAGCAGGGCGTCACGCTGGAGCGGCAGGAGAAGCGTCGTCTCGAGCGCATCGAGCGCATCGGCGTGGAGGCCAAGAAGCAGCTCGTGGAGGCCAACCTGCGGCTCGTGGTGTCGATCGCCAAGCGGTACGTGGGGCGTGGCATGCTGTTCCTGGACCTCATCCAGGAGGGCAACCTCGGCCTGATCCGTGCTGTGGAGAAGTTCGACTACTCCAAGGGGTTCAAGTTCTCCACGTACGCCACGTGGTGGATCCGTCAGGCCATCACCCGCGCGATCGCCGACCAGGCGCGCACGATCCGCATCCCGGTGCACATGGTGGAGACCATCAACAAGCTCATACGCATCCAGCGTCAGCTGCTGCAGGAGCTGGGGCGCGAGCCCACCCCCGAGGAGATCGGGGAGAAGATGGAGATGACCGCCGAGCGCGTGCGCGAGATCCTCAAGATCTCCCAGGAGCCGGTGTCCCTCGAGACGCCGATCGGCGAGGAGGAGGATTCGCAGCTCGGCGACTTCATCGAGGACGGCGAGGCCGTGGTCCCGCCGGACGCCGCGAGCTTCTCGATGCTGCAGGAGCAGTTGGCCAAGGTGCTCGATTCGCTCTCGGAGCGCGAGCGCAAGGTGATCGAACTGCGCTTCGGGCTCGAAGACGGCCACCCGCGCACGCTTGAAGAGGTCGGGCGCGAGTTCGGCGTCACACGCGAGCGCATCCGCCAGATCGAGTCCAAGA